Proteins found in one Deinococcus sp. Leaf326 genomic segment:
- the rpmG gene encoding 50S ribosomal protein L33 gives MAKDGPRIIVKMESSAGTGFYYTTTKNRRNTQAKMELRKYDPVAKKHVVFREKKI, from the coding sequence ATGGCTAAGGACGGACCCCGCATCATCGTGAAGATGGAAAGCAGCGCCGGCACGGGCTTCTACTACACCACGACCAAGAACCGCCGCAACACGCAGGCCAAGATGGAACTGCGCAAGTACGACCCCGTCGCCAAGAAGCACGTGGTCTTCCGCGAGAAGAAGATCTAA